The following are from one region of the Paenibacillus sabinae T27 genome:
- a CDS encoding GerAB/ArcD/ProY family transporter yields MKGTIGTFQAVLLVVSAIFPTAIVVLPIIIGKYLEQDSPLAVIFSGLIGLGIAWLIGTIIKATGGEPFLGWAGRKISPIFAVVIGILLLQYYMDLTTNVLRVYVNFIKDNMLLNTPTAITAVIIMLVTLYMINRGIEAISRINSIVNLMLLMVIPLYLWGLTKHIDLHRLLPIFDHSAASLTLASLTPIGWMSEVSVLLFIAPYFKFPQKGTFIGVIGIGLVTLGMFVEILMTLAVFGPQYMKNIAYPIFSTISIIQVGRFIENLDVLFISYWTMSVYMKLAIFMFATVQCFKQTFHIRNDRPYIVALSIVIITECLYTWREPEKLNIFNEEGRIIIFLLFNILLPLGILIWTRIKEPVIKRKEYKT; encoded by the coding sequence TTGAAAGGAACAATCGGCACCTTCCAGGCAGTCCTACTCGTTGTCAGCGCCATTTTCCCCACGGCTATCGTGGTACTTCCAATCATTATAGGGAAATACCTCGAACAGGATTCGCCGCTTGCGGTTATATTTTCGGGGTTGATTGGACTTGGCATAGCCTGGCTTATCGGAACCATAATCAAGGCCACGGGCGGTGAGCCTTTTTTGGGATGGGCAGGCCGTAAAATCTCGCCCATCTTCGCTGTCGTGATCGGCATCCTTCTGCTTCAGTATTATATGGACCTGACGACGAATGTCTTGCGCGTATATGTAAACTTCATCAAGGATAACATGCTGCTGAACACACCTACAGCTATAACGGCCGTTATTATTATGCTTGTCACTCTGTATATGATCAACCGGGGCATTGAAGCTATTTCCCGGATAAACAGCATTGTCAACCTTATGCTTCTCATGGTCATTCCGCTATATCTCTGGGGATTAACGAAGCATATCGACCTGCACCGGCTGCTGCCTATATTCGATCATTCGGCGGCTTCTTTAACGCTTGCCTCCCTTACGCCGATCGGATGGATGTCGGAAGTCTCCGTGCTGCTTTTTATCGCCCCTTATTTTAAGTTTCCGCAAAAAGGCACATTTATCGGCGTCATCGGCATAGGCCTCGTGACGCTGGGTATGTTTGTGGAGATTTTGATGACTTTGGCAGTTTTTGGGCCCCAGTACATGAAGAACATCGCTTATCCGATATTTTCAACGATCAGTATCATTCAGGTCGGCCGGTTTATCGAGAATCTGGATGTTTTGTTCATTTCTTACTGGACGATGTCCGTCTATATGAAGCTCGCCATTTTTATGTTTGCTACCGTTCAGTGCTTTAAGCAGACCTTCCACATCCGGAACGACAGACCGTATATCGTGGCGCTTTCGATAGTTATCATCACGGAATGCCTGTACACCTGGCGGGAACCGGAGAAGCTGAATATTTTTAACGAAGAAGGCCGAATCATCATTTTTCTACTCTTCAATATTCTGCTGCCGCTGGGAATTCTGATATGGACCCGGATTAAAGAACCCGTCATCAAAAGAAAGGAGTATAAGACATGA
- a CDS encoding spore germination protein has protein sequence MKLKFLSNHKVAAAGPETATASSRPLDSSLDANVAEIKRRIGNSSDVVFRSLSNPASTSPSLTFIYIDGLVNADLITQAVIQPLTDSKDLQEPGLDNEKALLLIKEHILTVSGIKECKTVESLLRMLFEGNTIILLDGAKTALAAGTSGWETRSINEPTSQGVIRGPKEGFTESLRIGTSMIRRRLKNADLRVEEYKIGRRTQTGIALVYLHGIASEQVLAEIRKRLDAIDTDSILESNYIEELIEDGGMTPFPTIQNTERPDAMAGGILEGQVGILIDGTPFALLAPATFFSFFQSSEDYYQRFDISSFLRIIRFTAFFVSLLLPALYIAVTTFHQEMLPTTLLISLAAQREGIPFPALIEALIMELTFDVLREAGVRMPRAIGPAISIVGALVLGQAAVQAGLVSAAMVIVVSFTAISNFVIPSLAIANSIRLIRFLMMLIAGSMGLFGIMSFLMVLLIHMAGLESFGIPYLSPVAPMKPSYLKDIFLRMPMWKMKMRPSTYGSQEAPRQNLPAEQPQASGNPFEPQGSENS, from the coding sequence ATGAAACTGAAATTCCTGTCAAATCATAAAGTAGCCGCAGCTGGGCCGGAAACCGCTACAGCTTCATCCCGGCCGCTGGATTCCTCACTGGATGCCAATGTAGCGGAAATTAAACGGCGGATCGGGAACAGCTCTGACGTGGTATTCCGCTCGTTATCTAACCCGGCCTCCACCTCCCCCTCCCTGACTTTCATCTATATCGACGGACTGGTTAACGCCGATCTGATCACCCAAGCCGTCATTCAGCCCCTAACGGATAGCAAAGATTTACAGGAACCGGGCCTGGATAACGAGAAAGCCCTTCTTCTGATCAAAGAGCATATCCTGACCGTCAGCGGAATCAAAGAATGCAAAACGGTGGAAAGCCTGCTTCGCATGCTGTTTGAAGGAAATACGATTATCCTGCTTGACGGAGCCAAGACGGCGCTGGCTGCCGGTACCTCCGGCTGGGAGACGCGGAGCATCAATGAACCGACCTCGCAGGGCGTTATCCGTGGTCCCAAGGAAGGCTTTACCGAAAGCCTGCGGATCGGCACCTCCATGATACGCCGGAGACTCAAGAACGCCGATCTGCGGGTCGAAGAATATAAAATCGGCCGTCGGACCCAAACTGGCATCGCCCTGGTCTACCTTCACGGCATCGCGAGTGAGCAGGTGCTTGCGGAAATTCGAAAAAGGCTGGATGCCATCGACACGGACAGTATTCTGGAGAGCAATTACATCGAGGAACTGATTGAGGACGGCGGAATGACACCATTTCCGACCATTCAGAATACGGAGCGTCCTGATGCCATGGCTGGAGGCATTCTGGAGGGACAGGTCGGCATCCTTATCGACGGAACCCCTTTCGCCCTTCTCGCTCCGGCGACTTTCTTCAGTTTTTTTCAATCCAGCGAGGACTATTACCAGCGGTTTGATATTTCCTCTTTCCTGCGGATCATTCGCTTTACCGCCTTTTTCGTGTCCCTGCTGCTTCCCGCGCTCTATATCGCCGTCACCACCTTCCATCAGGAGATGCTGCCGACGACGCTGCTGATCAGCTTGGCCGCCCAGCGTGAAGGGATTCCCTTTCCCGCGCTCATTGAGGCGCTGATCATGGAGCTGACTTTCGACGTTCTGCGCGAAGCCGGGGTGCGGATGCCGCGGGCGATCGGACCGGCGATCTCCATTGTGGGTGCGCTCGTGCTGGGACAGGCCGCCGTTCAGGCGGGCCTTGTATCCGCCGCCATGGTTATCGTAGTGTCCTTCACGGCCATTTCCAATTTCGTCATCCCGTCACTGGCCATCGCCAACTCCATCCGGCTCATCCGGTTTCTGATGATGCTGATCGCCGGCTCCATGGGCCTGTTCGGCATTATGTCCTTTTTAATGGTGCTTCTCATCCACATGGCAGGGCTAGAGTCGTTCGGCATTCCGTATTTATCTCCTGTGGCTCCGATGAAGCCGTCTTATCTGAAAGATATTTTTCTTCGCATGCCGATGTGGAAAATGAAGATGCGACCAAGCACGTACGGAAGCCAGGAAGCGCCGAGACAGAACCTGCCTGCGGAGCAGCCGCAGGCTTCCGGCAACCCATTCGAACCCCAGGGAAGTGAGAACTCTTGA
- a CDS encoding glycerophosphodiester phosphodiesterase → MAKILNFAHRGASAVCPENTMSAFRRSLELGATGIETDVQMSRDGQLVLIHDETLNRTTDGSGYVKDKTLEELRSLDAGAWFGSGSFAGEKIPRLEELLDLLHDRDTVLNIELKNGIFPYTGMEEKVIAAVRAYGMSSRVIISSFNHYSLAYFKTLAPDIKTGILYMEGLYRPWDYAATVKAEALHAYHLAVLPEFVRDAERNGVVYHPFTVNDPKRMEFLIDAGVAGIITDVPDVLAGLLAFKGK, encoded by the coding sequence GTGGCAAAAATACTGAATTTCGCGCACCGGGGCGCTTCGGCGGTATGCCCGGAAAATACAATGTCGGCCTTTCGGCGCAGCCTTGAGCTTGGCGCGACGGGCATCGAAACGGATGTGCAGATGTCCCGGGACGGGCAGCTGGTGCTAATTCACGATGAGACTCTCAACCGGACGACTGACGGCAGCGGTTATGTGAAGGACAAGACGCTGGAAGAGCTGCGGTCGCTCGACGCAGGCGCCTGGTTCGGCAGCGGCAGCTTCGCCGGAGAGAAAATTCCGCGGCTGGAGGAACTGCTCGACCTGCTGCATGACAGGGATACGGTGCTCAACATCGAGCTTAAGAACGGGATTTTTCCGTATACTGGAATGGAGGAAAAGGTCATTGCAGCCGTCCGGGCATACGGCATGAGCAGCCGGGTCATCATCTCGAGCTTCAATCATTATTCGCTCGCTTACTTCAAGACGCTGGCTCCGGACATCAAGACAGGCATTCTGTATATGGAAGGCCTGTACCGCCCCTGGGATTACGCCGCTACCGTGAAGGCGGAAGCGCTGCACGCGTATCATCTGGCAGTGCTGCCGGAATTCGTGCGGGACGCCGAACGTAACGGCGTCGTCTATCATCCGTTCACGGTGAATGATCCGAAGCGGATGGAATTTCTGATCGACGCAGGCGTGGCCGGCATCATCACGGACGTCCCCGATGTCCTTGCCGGGCTGCTTGCTTTCAAAGGCAAATAA
- a CDS encoding amidohydrolase produces MTEPFAIESNKELTEKLVQARRELHRHPELAEEEYETTGKLRQWLTGAGISILDLPLKTGLIAEIGSGEPKVALRADIDALPIAEETGLPFSSAIPGKMHACGHDFHTAVILGAAYLLKSRERELQGTVRILFQPAEETGAGAPAVLASGGLSGVSAIFGLHSNPDLPSGSFGTRTGALTAGVDCFVIAIRGTGAHAAQPERGEDSILAAAHIVTALQSIASRLTPAGESVVVSVTQINGGTTWNVLPELVELKGTVRTHNEQIRSRIPGQIRQIINGIAAASGTSAELKWIPGPPATVNSGRWADFAKQQAAEFGYSVHDLAPQMIGEDFAYYLREISGAFVNIGTGGTYSQHHPKFDTDESALLPAAQYFAGLAEAALKELVHFPGITPLRPRA; encoded by the coding sequence ATGACAGAACCATTTGCCATAGAATCGAATAAGGAGCTCACCGAGAAGCTGGTACAGGCCAGAAGGGAGCTTCATCGTCATCCCGAGTTGGCAGAGGAAGAATATGAAACAACCGGAAAGCTCAGACAATGGCTGACCGGGGCCGGGATCTCCATTCTGGATCTTCCGCTTAAGACCGGGCTGATTGCCGAGATCGGCTCCGGCGAGCCGAAGGTGGCGCTTCGCGCGGATATCGACGCTCTGCCGATCGCGGAAGAGACCGGACTGCCCTTCTCCTCCGCCATTCCCGGTAAAATGCACGCCTGCGGACATGATTTCCATACGGCGGTCATTCTGGGGGCGGCTTACTTGCTTAAATCCCGTGAGCGGGAACTGCAAGGCACCGTCCGCATCCTGTTCCAGCCGGCGGAGGAGACCGGCGCAGGCGCTCCAGCCGTTCTGGCGTCCGGCGGCCTGTCCGGCGTGTCCGCCATCTTCGGGCTTCATAGCAATCCCGATTTGCCGTCAGGCTCATTCGGCACTAGAACCGGCGCGCTGACCGCAGGAGTCGACTGCTTTGTCATTGCCATCCGCGGGACCGGGGCGCACGCCGCCCAGCCCGAACGCGGAGAAGACTCGATTCTCGCTGCGGCCCATATCGTCACCGCTTTGCAATCGATAGCCAGCCGGCTGACGCCCGCCGGAGAATCGGTCGTTGTCAGCGTAACGCAGATTAACGGCGGAACGACCTGGAACGTCCTTCCTGAGCTCGTAGAGCTGAAAGGTACGGTAAGAACACACAACGAACAAATCCGCAGCCGGATTCCCGGGCAAATCCGGCAAATTATCAACGGCATCGCGGCAGCTTCGGGCACCTCTGCAGAGCTGAAGTGGATTCCGGGACCTCCGGCGACAGTCAATAGCGGGCGCTGGGCGGATTTCGCCAAGCAGCAGGCGGCGGAGTTCGGCTATAGCGTTCACGATCTTGCTCCGCAAATGATCGGAGAGGATTTCGCCTACTACTTGCGGGAGATTTCCGGCGCTTTCGTAAATATCGGCACGGGAGGAACGTATAGCCAACATCACCCGAAGTTCGATACCGACGAATCCGCCCTGCTTCCAGCCGCGCAGTATTTCGCCGGGCTCGCCGAGGCCGCGCTGAAGGAATTGGTCCATTTCCCCGGCATAACGCCGCTGCGGCCGAGAGCATGA
- a CDS encoding MetQ/NlpA family ABC transporter substrate-binding protein: MKLKKIAAVVLIGMSLTLGACGNKTASDADKKDIVVGFGVGTYEDQFRNGVLPILEKKGYKVDIKTFSQNMQVNPAMKEGSIDASVFQSTAYMEGINKELSTEMTALTFAPSAPQGLYSVKHTSLDEVKDGSVIAVPNDPVNQERAVRILEGLGWVKVKPNAGTTDFNLESVEPGKFTLKLEALDSAQILVSLKDVDFGVVNGNYIANAKRKITEALKIEDTPEQHRIIVSINKADENAQWAKDLKAAYESKEFEDYIKSQDKYDGFIEPVAWSSN; the protein is encoded by the coding sequence ATGAAACTTAAAAAAATCGCGGCTGTGGTATTAATCGGGATGTCTTTGACACTGGGAGCTTGCGGAAACAAAACGGCGTCCGATGCGGACAAGAAGGATATTGTCGTGGGTTTCGGCGTAGGCACCTATGAAGATCAGTTCCGCAATGGCGTTCTGCCGATTCTGGAAAAGAAGGGCTATAAGGTGGACATCAAGACGTTCTCCCAGAACATGCAGGTCAACCCGGCGATGAAGGAAGGCTCTATTGATGCCAGCGTGTTCCAAAGCACGGCTTACATGGAAGGAATCAACAAGGAGCTGAGCACGGAAATGACTGCTCTTACCTTCGCGCCGAGCGCTCCGCAAGGTCTGTATTCGGTGAAGCATACTTCGCTGGACGAAGTGAAAGACGGTTCCGTTATCGCCGTGCCCAATGATCCGGTCAATCAGGAGCGCGCCGTCCGTATTCTTGAAGGTCTGGGATGGGTAAAAGTTAAACCGAATGCCGGGACGACCGATTTTAACCTCGAAAGTGTGGAACCGGGCAAATTCACGCTTAAGTTGGAGGCGCTGGATTCGGCGCAGATTCTCGTATCCTTGAAGGATGTGGACTTCGGTGTGGTCAACGGCAATTATATCGCCAATGCCAAACGCAAAATTACCGAGGCGCTCAAAATCGAGGATACGCCGGAGCAGCACCGCATTATCGTATCGATTAATAAAGCGGATGAGAATGCGCAGTGGGCGAAGGATCTGAAAGCGGCCTATGAATCGAAGGAATTCGAGGATTACATCAAATCCCAGGACAAGTATGACGGCTTTATTGAGCCGGTAGCCTGGAGCAGCAACTAA
- a CDS encoding glycoside hydrolase family 13 protein, with protein MERKWWKESVVYQIYPRSFKDSNGDGIGDLQGIISKLDYLKTLGVNVVWLCPVYKSPNDDNGYDISNYQDIMDEFGTIADWEMLLQGLHDRGMKLIMDLVVNHSSDEHAWFAESRKSKDNPYRDYYIWRPGSDGREPNNWGSFFSGSAWQYDEATDEYFLHLFSKKQPDLNWENEKVRREVYDMMTWWLDKGIDGFRMDVINLISKVPGLPSVPVEDGESRPYHFGGDYFVNGPRVHEYLQEMNREVLSKYDIMTVGEAVDVTPEDAALYVGEDRDELSMVFHFELMGVDSGPGGKWDCKPWVLKDIKDIITKWQTLLSGKGWNSLYLNNHDQPRMLSRFGNDTDYHKESGKMLATLLHTLQGTPYIYQGEEIGMTNVKFDSISHYKDIEIINMHKEYLEAGHKEEDIMNSIYIKGRDNGRTPMQWSSEPQAGFTTSTPWLAVNPNYTEINVENALADPDSIFHYYKRLIELRKEHDIIVYGDYKIVAEENERVYAYQRALGSERLLVILNFFGESASFELPAEVGISEPELLIGNYDVGQAEDVRSLELRPYEARVYKFSV; from the coding sequence ATGGAGAGAAAATGGTGGAAGGAAAGCGTAGTTTATCAAATCTATCCCCGAAGCTTCAAGGACAGCAACGGCGACGGAATCGGCGATCTGCAGGGGATTATCTCCAAGCTGGATTATCTGAAGACGCTCGGCGTGAACGTCGTCTGGCTGTGTCCCGTGTACAAGTCGCCCAATGACGACAACGGATACGATATCAGCAACTATCAGGATATTATGGACGAATTCGGAACGATCGCCGATTGGGAAATGCTGCTTCAAGGCCTGCACGACCGGGGGATGAAGCTGATTATGGACCTTGTCGTGAACCATTCCTCCGACGAGCATGCCTGGTTCGCAGAATCCCGCAAATCGAAGGACAATCCGTACCGCGATTATTACATCTGGCGTCCGGGCAGCGATGGCCGGGAGCCCAACAACTGGGGCTCTTTCTTCAGCGGCTCGGCCTGGCAGTATGATGAAGCGACTGACGAATACTTCCTCCACCTGTTCTCCAAGAAACAGCCCGACCTGAACTGGGAGAACGAGAAGGTGCGCCGGGAAGTCTATGACATGATGACCTGGTGGCTGGATAAAGGCATCGACGGCTTCCGGATGGATGTCATCAATCTGATTTCCAAAGTTCCCGGGCTTCCAAGCGTGCCGGTTGAAGACGGCGAGAGCCGGCCGTATCACTTCGGCGGCGACTATTTCGTTAACGGTCCGCGCGTGCACGAATATTTGCAGGAGATGAACCGTGAGGTTTTGTCCAAGTACGACATTATGACCGTCGGAGAAGCGGTCGACGTTACGCCGGAGGACGCGGCTTTATATGTCGGCGAAGACCGGGACGAGCTGAGCATGGTTTTCCATTTCGAGCTGATGGGCGTCGATTCCGGCCCGGGCGGCAAATGGGACTGCAAGCCATGGGTGTTGAAAGACATTAAAGACATCATCACCAAATGGCAGACCTTGCTCAGCGGCAAGGGCTGGAACAGCCTCTATTTGAACAATCACGACCAGCCGCGGATGCTCTCCAGATTCGGCAATGATACGGACTATCATAAAGAATCGGGCAAAATGCTCGCCACCCTGCTCCATACGCTTCAAGGTACGCCTTACATTTATCAGGGTGAAGAAATCGGCATGACGAACGTGAAGTTCGATTCGATCAGCCATTATAAAGATATTGAAATCATCAATATGCATAAGGAATACCTGGAAGCGGGCCATAAGGAAGAAGACATCATGAACTCGATATACATCAAGGGCCGCGACAACGGCCGCACGCCGATGCAGTGGAGCAGCGAGCCGCAGGCCGGGTTCACCACCAGCACGCCTTGGCTGGCGGTAAATCCGAACTATACGGAAATTAATGTAGAGAACGCTCTGGCCGATCCGGACTCCATCTTCCATTATTACAAGCGACTCATTGAGCTGCGCAAAGAGCATGACATTATCGTGTACGGAGACTACAAGATTGTGGCGGAAGAGAATGAGCGGGTATATGCCTACCAGCGCGCACTCGGCAGCGAAAGGCTGCTCGTGATCCTGAATTTCTTCGGCGAGTCCGCAAGCTTCGAGCTTCCGGCGGAGGTCGGCATCAGCGAACCGGAGTTGCTCATCGGCAACTATGATGTGGGCCAGGCTGAGGATGTCCGCAGTCTGGAGCTTCGCCCCTATGAAGCCAGAGTTTATAAATTTTCGGTTTAA
- a CDS encoding LacI family DNA-binding transcriptional regulator, whose amino-acid sequence MNPTIKDVARKANVSIATVSRVLNNLPGYSDKTKQKVFQAIEEIGYQPNAIARGLINKRTHTIGVMFPSVSSAFSSDVLQGIEASAHDHNYSVVVCNTDSDGKRTMKYLQVLREKQIDGLIFSSEVLKKEYYAVLERMNIPVVLISSESRFVKVPYVKVDDYQAAFDAVEYLIRKGHRKIAMIGGTKNDTIAGIPRVEGYKKALEEHGLPFKPGYLAYGDFGFLSGCHAMETLLKTAPDCTALFAASDEMAIGAMTAAAKHGLKIPDDLSVMGYDDLRLAQMVVPPLTTISQPLCEIGKIACEKLIYMIDTQENVNSRIVTHSIIERQTVRILP is encoded by the coding sequence ATGAATCCAACGATTAAAGATGTGGCCCGGAAGGCGAATGTCTCCATCGCCACTGTTTCGAGAGTGCTGAACAATCTGCCGGGATACTCGGACAAAACAAAGCAAAAGGTGTTTCAGGCCATCGAAGAGATCGGCTATCAGCCCAATGCCATCGCCCGGGGGCTCATCAACAAGCGGACCCACACGATCGGCGTGATGTTTCCCAGCGTATCCAGCGCGTTTTCTTCGGATGTTCTTCAGGGAATTGAAGCGTCCGCCCATGATCATAATTACAGCGTCGTCGTATGCAATACCGATTCGGACGGCAAACGGACGATGAAGTATTTGCAGGTGCTGCGGGAGAAGCAGATTGACGGGCTTATTTTTTCCAGTGAGGTGTTGAAAAAGGAATACTACGCCGTGCTGGAGCGAATGAACATTCCGGTTGTGCTTATTTCCTCCGAGTCGCGCTTTGTCAAGGTTCCGTATGTAAAGGTCGATGATTATCAGGCCGCATTCGACGCGGTCGAATACCTGATACGCAAAGGCCACCGGAAGATTGCCATGATCGGCGGAACCAAAAATGATACCATCGCCGGAATTCCCAGAGTAGAAGGATATAAAAAGGCGCTTGAGGAGCACGGCCTTCCGTTTAAGCCAGGCTATCTGGCCTACGGCGATTTCGGATTTCTCAGCGGCTGCCATGCGATGGAGACACTGTTAAAGACGGCACCGGATTGTACGGCCTTGTTCGCAGCCAGCGACGAAATGGCAATTGGCGCTATGACGGCCGCTGCTAAGCACGGTCTCAAGATTCCGGACGACCTGTCCGTTATGGGATACGATGATCTCAGGCTTGCCCAAATGGTCGTGCCTCCCTTGACTACGATCAGCCAGCCTCTCTGTGAAATTGGCAAAATCGCCTGCGAAAAGCTCATTTACATGATCGACACGCAAGAAAACGTCAACAGCCGAATCGTCACCCATTCGATTATCGAAAGACAGACGGTGCGGATACTTCCCTAA